The proteins below come from a single Gossypium raimondii isolate GPD5lz chromosome 2, ASM2569854v1, whole genome shotgun sequence genomic window:
- the LOC105788849 gene encoding inner membrane protein PPF-1, chloroplastic, with product MARTLISSQPFIGTSLPSSSKFSRHGGLYTLPNRRLVSTRVRLSFNEIPPITSLGSSVEFQALFTKAESLLYTLADAAVAADPAATTAGSTDAAVQKNGGWFGFISEGMEFVLKVLKDGLSTLHVPYAYGFAIILLTVLVKVATFPLTKQQVESTLAMQNLQPKIKAIQQRYAGNQERIQLETSRLYRQAGVNPLAGCFPTLATIPVWIGLYQALSNVANEGLFTEGFFWIPSLGGPTTIAARQSGSGISWLIPFVDGHPPLGWHDTAAYLVLPVLLVVSQYVSMELMKPPQTDDPAQKNTLLVFKFLPLMIGYFSLSVPSGLSIYWFTNNVLSTAQQVWLRKLGGAKPVVDESASGIITAGRAKRSAAQPTRAGDRFRQLKEEEKKKKVSKALPAEEFQSLDSASDSDGESDEETKGKGDEALEEAYSSSASNQVPNISQPRRSKRSKRKRAV from the exons ATGGCGAGAACTCTGATTTCGTCACAGCCGTTCATCGGCACTTCGCTGCCAtcatcatcaaaattctctCGTCATGGTGGTCTGTACACGCTCCCTAACCGTAGACTTGTTTCTACCAGAGTCCGTCTAAGCTTTAACGAAATCCCTCCGATTACTTCACTCGGCTCCTCCGTTGAATTCCAAGCACTTTTTACGAAAGCCGAGAGCCTCCTATACACTCTCGCCGACGCTGCTGTTGCGGCCGATCCAGCCGCCACCACCGCCGGGTCTACTGATGCTGCCGTGCAGAAAAACGGTGGCTGGTTCGGCTTCATCTCTGAAGGAATGGAATTCGTTCTCAAG gtGTTGAAAGATGGATTATCCACGTTACACGTGCCTTACGCGTATGGATTTGCGATTATATTACTTACGGTTTTAGTTAAAGTTGCTACATTTCCTTTGACAAAGCAGCAG GTGGAATCAACGCTAGCTATGCAAAATCTTCAGCCGAAAATAAAAGCTATCCAACAAAGATATGCAGGCAATCAG GAGAGAATACAACTTGAAACATCTCGCTTGTATAGGCAGGCTGGGGTTAATCCTTTGGCAG GTTGCTTCCCTACTTTAGCCACTATTCCAGTCTGGATAGGCCTGTATCAAGCTCTCTCAAATGTGGCAAATGAG GGGCTGTTCACAGAAGGTTTCTTTTGGATCCCATCTTTGGGTGGGCCAACTACAATTGCTGCTCGACAAAGCGGGTCTGGAATTTCTTGGCTTATTCCATTTGTG GATGGCCATCCACCATTGGGTTGGCATGACACTGCTGCATACCTTGTTTTACCTGTGCTTCTTGTTGTTAGTCAATATGTTTCAATGGAGCTGATGAAGCCACCCCAG ACAGATGATCCAGCCCAAAAGAACACTCTTCTTGTTTTCAAGTTTCTTCCGCTTATGATTGGTTACTTTTCATTATCTGTTCCGTCAGGATTATCTATTTACTG GTTCACGAACAACGTCCTTAGCACTGCACAACAAGTGTGGCTTCGCAAATTAGGTGGTGCAAAACCTGTTGTTGATGAGAGTGCAAGTGGAATTATTACTGCAGGACGTGCAAAACGGTCAGCTGCTCAGCCAACACGGGCTGGGGATAG GTTCAGGCAgttaaaagaagaagagaagaagaagaaagtaaGCAAGGCTCTGCCAGCAGAAGAGTTTCAGAGTCTAGATTCAGCATCTGATTCTGATGGGGAATCAGATGAAGAGACAAAGGGCAAG GGTGACGAGGCTCTCGAAGAAGCATATTCTTCGAGTGCAAGCAATCAAGTTCCTAATATTTCTCAGCCAAGACGAAGCAAGAGATCTAAGCGGAAGCGTGCTGTATAA